A genomic segment from Peribacillus sp. ACCC06369 encodes:
- a CDS encoding extracellular solute-binding protein, with protein sequence MKKVIFVGWISLMAVLLGFSPEMGSNRGQAVNDVVKVYGPGGPLGPIKEVAEQFTKETGIKVEVTAGPEEKWIDQAKQDADIIYGGSEYMLTEFMHDHPEVLNEKNRTELYTRSAGILVRKGNPKNIQSLEDLTKKGVKIVDVNGAGQLGLWEDLAGRKGLIPGISRNIDISVKSSAEAIDLWKANSTLDAWVTYESWHYRLADVTDLVQLPEEDKLYRGTPVSITSKSENKKKAKQFIDYLKTEESHQVFQKWGWK encoded by the coding sequence GTGAAAAAGGTCATTTTTGTTGGGTGGATATCATTGATGGCAGTCCTGTTAGGATTTTCACCGGAAATGGGTTCGAATCGGGGGCAAGCTGTCAACGACGTCGTAAAAGTATATGGACCAGGTGGACCTCTTGGACCTATTAAGGAAGTTGCGGAACAATTCACCAAAGAAACGGGGATAAAAGTTGAAGTAACAGCGGGACCCGAAGAAAAATGGATTGATCAAGCCAAACAGGATGCGGATATCATTTACGGAGGGTCGGAATATATGCTAACTGAATTTATGCATGATCATCCGGAAGTCCTTAATGAAAAAAACCGTACAGAATTGTATACACGGTCAGCTGGAATTCTGGTTAGAAAAGGAAACCCAAAGAATATACAGTCATTGGAGGATTTAACGAAGAAGGGCGTAAAGATTGTGGATGTTAATGGAGCCGGGCAACTGGGGCTATGGGAAGATTTGGCTGGAAGAAAAGGATTGATTCCTGGAATTAGCAGGAATATTGACATTTCAGTGAAATCCAGTGCAGAAGCTATTGATCTATGGAAAGCAAATTCTACATTAGACGCCTGGGTTACCTATGAATCCTGGCATTACCGTCTGGCGGATGTGACGGACCTGGTTCAACTCCCTGAGGAAGATAAGCTCTATAGAGGAACCCCAGTAAGCATAACAAGTAAGAGTGAAAACAAGAAAAAGGCAAAACAATTCATTGATTATCTTAAAACGGAAGAATCCCATCAAGTATTTCAAAAATGGGGATGGAAGTAA